The genomic region GTCTACTGATCACAAAGGGGCCGTGGTGGAGTTTTTGAAAGCCACCTCCGGGGATTTTGATATTAAAGGGTGTACCATATCGGAAAGAGTTAAGCAGTTGAAATCTGAATTGTTTAACTGAATGTAGATTTGGAATAAAAAAAGGGCCGCCAAATTTTTTGACTGCCCTTTTTTGGGGAGGACTAATATACCTTATACATTTTATTGGCTGAATTAATGTATTCCAAGGGCTTAAAGGCCTTGTCAAAGGAGTTTTGAAGACTGATTAACTTGGATTCCAATTCAATGATTCTTGGGCCGATATGTTTGCTTTCCTTATACTTTTTGATCAGTTCATTGTATTTATTGATATTTTCACTGATTCGGAAAGTGATTCCACCAAATCTAATCTTAAGAGATTGGATTTCCGCCATTTCATTATGAAAGGTGTGTTTTTCCAGTTTTTGGGATTTTGGTCCCTTTCTGCCCGTACTTTATTTGATATGGTTTGGTCAGATCATTGAGGTATTCGTACCGGAGGTTGGCATCATTTTCATCACTGTACCTCTTTTCAAATTCCTTTTTGGAGATGCCCAAAATGTCCAGGTTTTTTTTCAAGTTTTGCTCATAGATTCTTTTTAATTCCTCCAGTTCTGTATCTATAGCTTCCCATTCAGTTTCAATAAGGTTTTTGTCATGGGTGTATTGGCCTAATACGGTCACCAATTCAAACATTTCCTGACTTTGATTCCTCAATTCCCTATGTCTTCTTCCATTTCCAATATCTTCTATGTAATTGGACATGCCCATAAACAAAGCCTGACTAAAGGTCCCAAAGATCGGTGTTCCTGCAGAAAGATCGCCAGTTAAGTTAATTAAGTTGGAAACCACACTCAATGCGGGACTGTCCTCCTTGTTTTTTTTACATAGCTTTGGAAACCTTTGTACCAATCATTAAAACCGGGGTATTGAGTAGGGTTGCCCACCGAATTAAGGGTTTGGAAAAAATCCCTTGTGGCCCCAAAAAGAATTAATGGCCTCAATTCCCTTTCCATTGATACCAAGTTGATCATTGCAGATTGGTAATTACCCTGGTATATATTAAGTTCGGCCTCTTTCTCAGCATGTTGAAAGTCCTCGATCAATTTGACACGCTCAATCAATTTTTCGATTTTTTGGGTTTCACTACTGGTCTGGTTGAGCGACTTGTCCAGCATTTGGATTTTTTGGTCCAGGTCGTGGAGTTTGGTCCCCAACTGGTTGTCCAGGGAGTCCGTTTTTAGTTTAATGCTTTTTAAAAGGCTGTTTTTTAAGGCTTGTTCCAGGGAAATGGTCATCGAATCCGTTTGGGCTTGGGCAGACCATAGGGCTAAAAAGAAGATTAAAATGGATATTGGGTATATTTTCAGTTTCATACAATTTAATTTTTCTTGCTCTATACGAAATTTGTGCCATAAATGTAATTCCAAAATTTCAGCTATGAAATAAGAGCGATTTCAAAAATTGTAATAGGTGAATTTAAATTCAATGAATAAATGTTTTAATCAATTAGTTATTTGCTTGAAATAGGTTTGAAAAGCATAAAAATATATATAAAAAGCAAAATAATGCATTGAAATGTGGATTTTTACTATTATATTATTGGAGGTAATAATCCGGTCCCGGATAAAAATGAATGTTTATTTGGTGCCGGATAGCTTGATCACCCTAAATTAATCCCCATGTTTTTCACCCCCAGGATTATTTTTGACGAGGAGCACCTTTTGTTTCGTCAGTCGGTAAAAGAGTTTGTAAAAAGGGAAATTACGCCCAATAATGCACAATGGGAGCAGCAAAAGATGGTGTCCAGGGAATCCTGAAAAAGTTAGGGGAAAACGGTTTTTTGTGTATGCAGGCACCCGAAAGATACGGTGGGTTGGCATTGGAAGATTTCAGGTTCAATGCCCTATTTATTGAGGAGTTAGGTCTAAGTGGTTGTTCAGGACCGGCGATTGGGTATCCATTGCATAATGATATTGTATTACCCTATATTCTGCATTATGGTTCCGAGGAGGCAAAAATAAAATATATCCCCAAAATGGTATCAGGAGATTATATTTCTGCGATTGCAATGACGGAGCCAGGAGCAGGAAGTGATTTGCAAAATATTAAATCCAGAGCTATTGACCAGGGAGGATATTATACCCTTAGTGGAACAAAAACTTTTATTACCAATGGCTACCTAAGTGATGTCGTTGTAGTTGCTGCAAAAACTGACCCTAGTAAAGGAGCTAGGGGGATTAGCTTATTTGTGGTGGATAAGGAAATGCAAGGTTTACCAAAGGAGTTCCATTTAAAAAAGTCGGCCTGCATGCACAGGATACTTGTGAATTGTTTTTCGAGGAAGTCAAAGTTCCCAAAAAAAACTTATTGGGGGAGCCTGGAAGAGGTTTTACCTACCTGATGACTGAGTTGGCTCAGGAAAGATTGGTAGTAGCCTTGGCCGCTTTGGCATTGGCAGAATTTATGATTAATGAAACCATAAAATATGTGAAACGCCGCCCGCTTTTGGAAAAACCGTGGCCGATTTTCAAAACACCAGGTTCAAATTGGCTGAATTGGCTGCTAAAATCGAGCAAGCCAGAATATATTGTGATCAACTGGTAATGCTGCATAATGAGAAAAAAGTGGACAGTGCCATGGCTTCCGCTGCAAAATATTTAATGACTGAATTACAATGCGAAGTTGCCGATGAATGCGTTCAACTTCATGGGGGCTATGGATATATGTGGGATTATCCGGTGGCAAGAGCTTATGCAGATGCCCGGGTGCAAAGGATATATGCAGGAACCAATGAAATTATGAAGGAGCTAATTGCCAGAAAGATTTTAAAGTAACTGCTGTTTTATGGTAAAGCAAGACCCAAGTCGTTGGACGGCTGAAATCAGGATTTGAAGGTTTTATTTTTACCCAAAATTTATTTGAATCAATGCCATATCACCTGTTCAGGGACCGTCCATTTAATGGTTATTATTTCCTTTTAATAAAGCTAAAACTGGGTGGGCCAGGGGCCTAAATAAAGAGTTGATTTTATTTTGTTAATTCTTCTTTACTGGTATAAGGTTTTTATAATCAATAATTAAGCAGAATTTCTTCTTTCAGGTAAATTTTTTTCTTTTTTTAAAATCATAAATAAGCTATATTGATAAGTAAATCAGCGGTTAATATTAACTAATCACCTCATTCAAATTTCATATTTCATGCAAGATTTCCCATGGTTCAAGCATTATCCCAAATCCGTTCCCAAAGAAGTGGATGTCCACGCATATGGCAATATCGTGGACCTATTTGAAGAGTGCATCATTAAATATAAGGATGCCGTGGCCTATGAATGTATGGGTAAAAAAATGAGTTTTAACCAACTCGATCAATTATCTCAAAATTTTGCAGCCTTTTTACAGGAAGATTTAGGGTGAAAAAGGGTGACCGGATAGCAATCCAAATGCCTAATTTACTTCAATATCCAGTGGTGATGTTTGGGGCTTTGAGGGCAGGTTTGATCATCGTCAATACCAACCCCCTTTATACTTCCAAAGAGATGTTGCATCAGTTTAAGGATGCCAAGATTGAAGCCATTGTAATTTTGGCCAATTTTGCCAGTAAACTAGAGGAAATCCTACCGGAACTTGGAGTGAAACATATCATCATTACAGAGATTGGGGATATGTTGGGAGGAATGAAAGGAAGCATTGTGAATTTTGTAGTGAAATACATCAAACAAATGGTGCCTACATATCATATTAAAAATAAAATGGCCCTGATGGATTGTCTGAAAAAGGGAGTTTCTTCTATTTTTAAACCTGTAGAAATATCTTCTGAGGATACTGCCTTTTTACAATATACTGGAGGAACCACTGGGATTTCCAAAGGTGCCGAGCTTACCCATGCCAATATTGTGGCCAATATGCAGCAAATTTCTGCCTGGATGCTTCCCAAACTGAAGGAACGGGAGGAAATGGTTATAACCGCCCTTCCCCTGTATCATATATTTGCTCTTACTGTCAACTGTCTTGCTATGTTGAAAATTGGGGCGCATAATGTACTTGTTACCAATCCTAGGGATATGAAGGCTTTTTGTAAGGACTTGCGTACCCATCCATTTAGTATTCTTACTGGAGTAAATACTTTATTCAATGGTTTATTAAACCAAGAATCATTTAGGAATCTTGATTTTAGTGCTTTAAAGATATCTGTGGGAGGAGGAATGGCTGTTCAAAAATATGTGGCCGAAAAGTGGAAAGAAGTAACAGGAACTCCACTGGCAGAAGGATATGGCTTGACGGAGACTTCACCTGTTGTTTCCTGTAACCCTATTGATGGAAATGAGCGGCTGGGAACTATCGGCTTGCCGCTACCCAATACCGAAATTAAAATTATTGATGATGATGGCAATGCTTTGTCTTTTGGAGAAAAAAGGGAACTATGCATCAAAGGGCCCCAAGTGATGAAAGGTTATTGGAAAATGCCGGAAGAAACCGCCAAAGTATTGTCTGAAGATGGTTGGTTAAAAACCGGAGATATTGCTGTTTTAAATGAAGATGGCTATTTGAAAATTGTGGATAGGAAAAAAG from Echinicola jeungdonensis harbors:
- a CDS encoding acyl-CoA dehydrogenase family protein gives rise to the protein MTEPGAGSDLQNIKSRAIDQGGYYTLSGTKTFITNGYLSDVVVVAAKTDPSKGARGISLFVVDKEMQGLPKEFHLKKSACMHRILVNCFSRKSKFPKKTYWGSLEEVLPT